One Cryptococcus decagattii chromosome 8, complete sequence DNA segment encodes these proteins:
- a CDS encoding mitochondrial distribution and morphology protein 12, producing MSLDINWSLLSQPDESTAEHLSDSLINLLNTQLAEAHRPSFIGPITVTSFDFGKAGPELEIKDIRDVWRVFDQGDDEGDFAEEEKKREKEREEREERDRLANEALKSSLDGEKYELVDQYSPTEGTSSFEYQPEYDMQEQHNDDYRIRGRRPLSYTFGYPHDQLAVHRSSSSRSFIRFPFDQPPLAPHIPPTPGLNPSLVSHPVSARFSRRPVSIAASAAPHPIPRHRPIDACSTSPSPPAHPAGLPPKASSSSIPSLQLHLRLSHASDLHLTLLTSLQVNYPSALFMALPLKLSITGFQFDADIVIAYSGEKNRVHFTIVDDESNPAHKDDKQIPLGQRLLSNLQIESEIGHADAHVLRNVGKVERFIVDVVKKTLVDELVFPNFHTVAL from the coding sequence ATGTCCCTAGACATCAACTGGTCGCTATTGTCTCAGCCAGATGAATCCACCGCCGAACATCTATCAGATTCTCTAAtcaacctcctcaacaCCCAGCTTGCAGAAGCACACAGGCCGTCGTTTATTGGCCCCATCACTGTTACTTCATTCGACTTTGGCAAGGCGGGACCAGAGCTCGAAATTAAAGACATCCGTGATGTATGGAGAGTCTTTGACCAAGGCGACGATGAAGGAGATTTCgcagaggaggagaagaaaagagaaaaagaaagagaagagagagaagagagggacCGATTAGCGAATGAGGCACTGAAAAGTTCACTCGATGGTGAAAAGTACGAGCTCGTCGACCAGTACAGTCCCACCGAGGGAACATCGTCCTTTGAGTACCAACCTGAGTACGACATGCAGGAGCAGCACAATGATGATTATCGAATACGAGGTCGAAGACCGCTGTCGTATACTTTTGGTTACCCTCACGACCAGCTAGCTGTACATCgctcctcgtcttctcgGTCCTTTATCCGGTTTCCCTTTGACCAACCTCCACTCGCTCCACACATCCCACCAACTCCTGGTTTGAACCCATCTCTCGTGTCTCATCCCGTTTCAGCCCGTTTCTCTCGCCGACCAGTGTCCATCGCTGCAAGTGCTGCCCCCCATCCCATTCCTCGACATAGACCCATCGATGCCTGTTCTacttctccctctccacctGCACACCCAGCTGGTCTTCCCCCAAAagcctcttcatcctcaataCCTTCTCTTCAACTACATCTCCGTCTATCACATGCTTCCGATTTGCATCTCACTCTCCTCACCTCTTTACAAGTCAACTATCCTTCAGCGCTGTTCATGGCGCTTCCTCTCAAATTATCCATAACAGGATTTCAATTTGACGCGGATATAGTGATAGCTTATAGCGGAGAAAAGAATCGGGTCCATTTCACGATAGTAGATGACGAGTCGAATCCGGCTCATAAGGATGATAAGCAAATCCCTTTAGGGCAGAGATTGCTATCGAACTTGCAGATCGAGTCGGAAATTGGACATGCAGACGCCCATGTCTTGAGAAATGTGGGAAAGGTGGAAAGGTTTATTGTGGATGTGGTGAAAAAGACATTAGTGGATGAACTAGTGTTTCCCAACTTTCATACCGTGGCGTTATAA